The genomic region TCGGACAGCGGGTCGAGGTTGCGGAACACCAGTGCGGCCGCATCGTCACCGATGGCGACCTCGATCTGCGGGATACGCGTGCGCGCCTCCAGGCCGCCGATCAGCCCCGCCAGTTCGGTGATGCGCTCGCCGATGATCGGGTGCAGCACCTCGCAGCGGGTCAGCTCGGCGAGTTGCGGCTTACGTTTCTCGCGAAAACCGACCAGCACCCGCTGCAGCTTATGGACGTATTTCACGCCCAGCCGCGCCCTGGTGCGGTAACCCCACTGCGGGCCGCGCAGCGGCGGCAGGATCTCCTGCGGCATTACCTTGCCGATACGTGCGAGATGATCGAGCAGCACCTGCTGCTTGGCCGCGATCTGGGCCTCCGGCGCCAGGTGCTGCAGGCTGCAACCCCCGCACACACTGGCATGCAGGCAGCGCGGCTGGACACGCTGCGGCGATGGTTCCAGCACGGCCGCGACCACGCCTTCGTCATAGGTCTTGTGCTTTTCCACCAGCCGGCAGCGCACGCGCTCGCCCGGCAACGCCCCGTCGACGAACACGGTCTTACCCCCGGCACCGCCGATGTGACCGACACCGCGGCCATCGTGCGACAAGGATTCGATCGTCAACTCAACCGGTTCAGCGGGCAACCGCCGCGGCTTGCGGGAACGGCTCATGGGAGTCCTATGCGGCCATTTGTTGAACCGCCAAGACGCCAAGGCCGCCAAGTAAACCCTGGATGGAACCGCCAAGAACGCCAAGGCGCCAAGAAGATATTGGGAACCGCCAAGGACGCCAAGGCGCCAAGAATGCCAAGGCAGATACATGCAAAAAACCCAAACCGCCTTTCCATTGATTTAGGTTTTCTTGGCGCCTTGGCGTCCTTGGCGGTTCACACAGCATTCTTGGCGCTCTTGGCGTCTTGGCGGTTCACACAGCATTCTTGGCGTCTTGGCGGTTCAAATACTTATTTTCCTAGTGGCCTACAGTCACTCCGCCCAGGCCGCCAGGAATTCACTGAAATGCGGTTTGTCCTCGGCCTTGAGATAGTCGCGCAGCTGCAGGCATTCGGCGTGGTATTCGGCCGCCGACAGTTTGCCGCGCATGAGCTCGAAACGGAGGAACACCAGATAGGTGTTGAGCACGTCGGTCTCGCAATAGTTGCGGATATCCTCGATACCACCGGCCAGAAAGGTGTCCCAGACCTTGGCGCCACTCATGCCCATCTTGCCGGGGAAGCCAAGCATGCTCGCGACCTCGTCGAGTGGCGCCACGGCACGCATCTGATAGCCCGACAGCACGTCCATGAGATCGGTATGGCGCGCGTGGTAACGGTTCAGGTAATTGTTCCATCTGAAATCGCGGTCATCGTCGCCGCTATCCCAGTAACGTGGGGCGGCGATACCGTGCAGCAGTGCGCGGTAATGCAGTACCGGCAGGTCGAAGCCACCACCGTTCCAGGACACCAGGGTTGGCGAGAATCGGTCGATGCCATCGAAGAAGCGTTGCACCAGCTCCTTCTCATCGGACTGCGGCTCGCCCAGCGACCAGACCGTGAATGTGTCGCGCGAACGCAGCACTGCCGAGATCGCCACGACCCGATGCAGATGCAACTTCAGAAAATCACTACCACCGGTCTCCTGGCGGCGCAGGTGGAACATCGCCTTGGCGATATCCTCGTCGCTCAGTCCGTCGAGCCCGTGCAACCGCCGGCCCGTGTCGAGATCCGGAATGGTCTCGATATCGAATACCAGTACGTTCATACAGTGAGGCCTTTCAAGTCACAGGTACACTACTTCTGCCGCGAAGGACCCGAAGACACGCAACGGAAAGCCAGAAATCCATTGACCACGAAAGCTACGAAACCCGCGAAAATCGGCTATGTCGGTTTACGCAAAACACAGTGCGTGGATCTCGTTGCGATGGAATATTTCCTTCGCGCGCCTGCGCGTCCTTCGCAGTAAAATTGTTCCTATTTCTTCTGCCAGGCACCCTGGGCGTCCTGGAACCACCAGCCGGCCGGGGCGTTGGCGACCCAGCGACGGGCGAAGGTGGCGCGGATGTCGCTTTCCCATTCGGGGTGGCCGTTGGCGCGGGCAATCTCAGCATACAGGGCCGCGCGGTCACGGTTTTCGTCGGCCACCAGCTGTTGTATGCGACTGCGATCACGCAGCGGCACGGCATTGAGATCGCGCACCAGAATCTGGCCGTCGCGGGTCATGCCGACGGCACCGCTGGCATAGTACGGCGCGAGGCTGCCGTGGCGCTGCCCCATAGCGGCGGTAATGTTCTGGATGGCGGGTGACTGGACGTCGATGTTGGGCTCCGCCGCCGTGGCGGGGCGGATCAGCCAGTCGAGCATGCCGACGAAGGCGACGGTCATGACATCCTCACGCTGCGATTTCGGCTCCATCGGCGGCGCGGGCGCCGCCGGCGCGGGTGCACTCTCGGTCTCCCCTTCGGTGCCGTACACGCGATGGATGATGAGGTCGGCCGCCTCCTGGGCCGCAGCCGCGGGGAAATAGACATTGATGGTCACACAGGCGGCCAGCATCGCGAACAGGGCCAGCAGAACGGGTATACGCAGCGTCAGCACGATGGTTTCCTCATGAGTGGGATAGTCGATCTGTCAACTACTTGATTGGCCACGGAAGCACACGGAAAAACACTGAAAAACACGGACAAGATCATGCGCTTCATACCACAGCCTTCCTCACCTGCCAGGTACTGAACCGGAGCGTTGCGACGCTGTTTCATTTCGGTGTCTTCCGTGTGCGCCATGGCCATCGATCCCTTCAGCGTACCTCCGGTGCCTGCTCCAGCGTGACCGATTTCAGACGCTCGATCAAGGTATGCCAGTCTACCCGATCGGCATAGCCGATGACATCGATGCGGGGCGGGAGAAACCGGCCCTTGACGATGTAGTAGCCGTTGTCCGCCGGCGCCACGCCACCCATTTCGCAGACGCCGTTGTGCAGGTGGCAGCTCAGACCGAGGCGATCGTAGGGAAATTCCTCGAACATACCCAGGAAGCTACGCGACAGCAGGCCGCCCACGCCGCCACCGATGCTCGACAGATTATCCACGGCACGCTGACTGATGCGATGCCGCGAGCGGTCGTCCGCGGGCGTGGCGAAGCGTGCCTCGAAGGCCGTCGGCTGCCAGTCCTCCATACGCAGACCGTCGACGCGACCGCTCAGCCGACCCTCGATCTTGCCGAAGGAGAAGGTGTTCGTCACCGCTTCCAGATCGAGATTGCTGAGTACGAGATCGGCCTCCAGGCGCGGCACCAGACCGAAGGGCCGGTCCAGGTGCAGGTTACGCACCGTCAAGTCGCCGTCAAAGGCGCGCACCAGCAGTACGCCACCGACCTCCAGGCGCCCGTCGGCATACTGCACGTCGGGAACCATACCCGACAGCTGCCCACCGAAGGGTGGCCAGTCCAGCGCCGCGCTCACCGCTTCCATGGATACGGGCAGGAGCATGCCATCGAAATTCCAGCGCAGGTCTGCGCCGCCCGGGTCACTCAATGCCAGCGTATCGATCTGCAGCGCGCCGTCCAGCACCGGCAGGGTCAGGGGCTCACGCAACTCGAATCGGGAATCCTGACTGACGACGGCCAGGTTCGCAGGGCCGAAGGCGAGGCGGTAGACGCTGCCGGCCCGCCAGCTGAGCTCGGTGGTGCGGGACATAGCATCGTTGCCCCAGTCGATCAGCCCCGACAGCCCCTCGATGCCGAAGCGCCCCTGCGGATCGTCGACGCCCACACCATCGAGCGCGACCCGCAGCCGCGTGCTGCCGTCGGCCTGCGCAGCATAGCGGCCGGAGAAGCGACCGACGGTCTTGAACGCATCACCGAGCTGCCCGCGCACCCAGGGCTGGATGTAGGTGTCGAAGGCCGCCGGCAGGCGCGCCTCCTCGATGTCCACGCTGACGGCGCCGAGCAGGTTCTCCCGCCCTGGATACAGCGTCAGTGCGCCCTGGGCACGGGCGACGCCGGTATGGTCGAGCCGCAGCGAGGACAGGGCCAGCCGCCCGGAAGCACCCGCCCAGTGGCCGACCGCCTCCAGGCGCAGCGGCGCGGTCTCGGTGAATTCGAAATAGAGCGGGTCGACAAACAGCGCCCCCGCGGTCAAACGGACGTGGCCGCTGCCCTGCCAGTCGCTGCCGCGCTGCTGGCCCTCACCGACGAGTTGCAAGCCCAGTTGCTCGCCGGCCTGAGTACCGTCGGCATTCGAGAAATCCACACCCTCGGCGGCGAGGTCGAACTCGGCCGCGGCCACCCCGCCGGCATCGCCGCGCAGCGTCAGGTCGAGATCCAGCCGACCACCGAGGGTGTATCCGAAGACCACGTCGAGCCGCGTCAGCAAGGCCTGCACCGCGGTGGCATCGACGTGCCGCCCCTGTGCTGCCAGCTCCCAATGGCCAGCACGCAGTTGCAGGTCGAACTGCCAGGTACCCGCGGCGAGCAGCACGTCCTGCAGTCGCAGCCGCAGCGCGCCACCGGCATCACGATCGAGGTGCACCCTGGCTTCCGGGAGGGTCTCGCCCAGCACTGCGCCGATCCGCGCGCGGCCGCTGCAGTGCGTGCCCGCCGCATCGTGCCGCAGCACGTCACACTGCAGGCGTAGCGCACCGACCGCACCGATCGGCGCGGGCAGGGTCAGCGCGGCCACGGTGATCTCGCCGCCGAGATCCGCGCCGGTCGGCAGCGCCAGCTGCAGGCGCACATCCTGTGCCTGCCAGCCCTCACCCTGCACATCGCCCACGACGATCTCGACCCGCTGCAGCGCCTGCGCCGCCGCGGCGAACGCGATCAGCAGTATCCCGCCCGTTATTGTGCGATTGAGGTCCACAGAAGAATACTCTAACCACGAAGGACACGAAGTACACGAAGGCAAAGCTCAATCAGTGTCGAACGAAGAGCCTCTCTCACCCGCTGGGCGAACGAACTCACGGTTTTACATTGATGGATTTCCTTCGTGTCCTTTGTGTCCTTCGTGGTTGAAGGACAACCAGCAACGCACTCAGGCCGGAAACACGCCCGTCGAGAGATAACGGTCGCCGCGATCGCAGATGATGGCGACGATGACGGCGTTCTCCACCTGTGCGGAGAGCCTGAGGGCAGCGGCGACAGCACCACCGGAGGAGATGCCGCAGAAAATACCCTCGCGGGCGGCCAGGGCACGGGTGGTATCCTCGGCCGCCTGTTGGTCGACCTCGATGACCTGATCGACGCGCGTGGCGTCGAAGATGCTCGGCAGGTATTCCTCCGGCCAGCGACGGATACCAGGGATGGACGCGCCCTCGCTCGGCTGTACGCCGACGATGCGGATCGCCGGGTTCTGTTCCTTGAGGTAACGCGAGGTCCCCATGATGGTACCGGTAGTGCCCATGGCGCTGACGAAGTGGCTGATGCGGCCGCCGCTATCGCGCCAGATCTCCGGGCCGGTGCCGGCGTAATGTGCCTGCGGGTTGTCGGGATTGGAGAACTGGTCGAGTACCCGGCCCTTGCCCTCGGCCTGCATCCGCTTGGCCAGGTCGCGGGCACCCTCCATGCTCTGCGCACGCGTCACCAGGACGATCTCGGCACCGAAGGCACGCATCACCTGAATCCGTTCCACGCTCATGTGCTCGGGCATGATCAGCACCATGTGATAGCCCTTAATGGCCGCGGCCATGGCCAGCGCGATACCGGTGTTGCCGCTGGTGGCCTCGATGAGGGTGTCACCCGGCCGGATCTCGCCGCGCTGCTCGGCATGCTGGATCATGGCCAGGGCGGGCCGGTCCTTGACCGAGCCGGCGGGGTTGTTGCCCTCGAGCTTGACCAGGATGCGGTTGGAGGTCTCGCCCGGCAGACGCTGCAGGCGTACCAGCGGGGTGTCGCCGACGAAATCTTCGAGGGTGGGGAATTCCATAACGGGCAAGTGTACCCAAGGTCCGGCGGCGACAGAAGCGGGCGGTGACGAGCCGCTTTGACGCCACCTCGGTAAACGCGGCACCATAGCGGCGACGGCCGCAGCAGACGGCCGCGCTCGAACAGCGACCAACAGACAGGAATTCCCTATGCCCAAGCACGCCCCCCTCCCTGCCGTGCCCACATGGTGGCGTGCGTTGCTGCCGCTGCTGTGCCTGTGCACCAACGGCCACGCCACCGAGCCCGACCTGCTGCTGAGCGAACTGGCAGGGGAGGAGTATTTCCTGGATCAGGTGCCGGTGGTGCTGTCCGCCACCCGGCTCGCGCAACCTCAGTACGAGGCGCCGGTGGCGGTCACCGTGATCGACCGCGCCATGATCGAGGCCAGCGGCGTGCTGGACATCCCCGACCTGTTGCGATTGGTGCCGGGCTTCCAGGTGGCGCATTCCAAGGGGCATACCGCCGCGGCGACCTATCACGGCCTGGCCGATGAGCACGCCCGGCGCATGCAGGTGCTGGTCGACGGCCGGCCGGTATACGGTCCGGCCCTGGGCGGAGTGCGCTGGACCGACCTGCCGCTGGACGTCGAGGACGTGGAGCGTATCGAGGTGGTGCGCGGCCCGAACGCCGCCGCCTACGGCGCCAATGCCTTTCTCGGCGCCATCAACATCATCACCCAGCACCCCGCGCAGGTGGTCAGCACCGAACTGACGCTGCTGCGCGGCAACAAGGACGTCAGCAAGGCCCTGCTGCGCCACGGCGGCGACATCGAAGGCCTGGATTACCGCATGACGCTCGGCTATCGCCGGGACGAGGGTTTCAAGACCCGCTCCGACCCGGGTCCACCCGACCCCAAAACGGGCAACGTCGCTGACCGCAACCCGCTCAACGACGGCATGCGCATCTCGCTGTTCAACGTGCGCGGCGAATACCGCCTGTCCAATCACAACGCCCTGGAGTTCCAGGCCGGCTACAACGGCGGGCCGAGCCGCGAGGGCCGCTTCGACGATCTGGTGGAGGCGCCGCGTGACCGCGAGGTGCAGAGCCATTTCCAGCAGCTCGTCTGGTCCCAGACCCGCGCACCGGACGCGGAGCTGCGGGTGCAGTTCTACCACACCTACATGCGCCACCGCGAACGTACCGAGGCGTGGCTGTCCGCGATCGGTGGCCTGCCGCCCGCACACGTCGGCCTGTTCTTCCCCGGCCACGTCGACGAACTCGTGACCACCAACTACAGCATCTTCGAGGAGCGCTACGAGCTGGAGGCCCAGCACAGCTTCCGGGCCACACCGGCCGCA from Gammaproteobacteria bacterium harbors:
- a CDS encoding 3'-5' exonuclease produces the protein MNVLVFDIETIPDLDTGRRLHGLDGLSDEDIAKAMFHLRRQETGGSDFLKLHLHRVVAISAVLRSRDTFTVWSLGEPQSDEKELVQRFFDGIDRFSPTLVSWNGGGFDLPVLHYRALLHGIAAPRYWDSGDDDRDFRWNNYLNRYHARHTDLMDVLSGYQMRAVAPLDEVASMLGFPGKMGMSGAKVWDTFLAGGIEDIRNYCETDVLNTYLVFLRFELMRGKLSAAEYHAECLQLRDYLKAEDKPHFSEFLAAWAE
- a CDS encoding YdbL family protein; this encodes MLAACVTINVYFPAAAAQEAADLIIHRVYGTEGETESAPAPAAPAPPMEPKSQREDVMTVAFVGMLDWLIRPATAAEPNIDVQSPAIQNITAAMGQRHGSLAPYYASGAVGMTRDGQILVRDLNAVPLRDRSRIQQLVADENRDRAALYAEIARANGHPEWESDIRATFARRWVANAPAGWWFQDAQGAWQKK
- the cysM gene encoding cysteine synthase CysM, with product MEFPTLEDFVGDTPLVRLQRLPGETSNRILVKLEGNNPAGSVKDRPALAMIQHAEQRGEIRPGDTLIEATSGNTGIALAMAAAIKGYHMVLIMPEHMSVERIQVMRAFGAEIVLVTRAQSMEGARDLAKRMQAEGKGRVLDQFSNPDNPQAHYAGTGPEIWRDSGGRISHFVSAMGTTGTIMGTSRYLKEQNPAIRIVGVQPSEGASIPGIRRWPEEYLPSIFDATRVDQVIEVDQQAAEDTTRALAAREGIFCGISSGGAVAAALRLSAQVENAVIVAIICDRGDRYLSTGVFPA
- a CDS encoding TonB-dependent receptor is translated as MPKHAPLPAVPTWWRALLPLLCLCTNGHATEPDLLLSELAGEEYFLDQVPVVLSATRLAQPQYEAPVAVTVIDRAMIEASGVLDIPDLLRLVPGFQVAHSKGHTAAATYHGLADEHARRMQVLVDGRPVYGPALGGVRWTDLPLDVEDVERIEVVRGPNAAAYGANAFLGAINIITQHPAQVVSTELTLLRGNKDVSKALLRHGGDIEGLDYRMTLGYRRDEGFKTRSDPGPPDPKTGNVADRNPLNDGMRISLFNVRGEYRLSNHNALEFQAGYNGGPSREGRFDDLVEAPRDREVQSHFQQLVWSQTRAPDAELRVQFYHTYMRHRERTEAWLSAIGGLPPAHVGLFFPGHVDELVTTNYSIFEERYELEAQHSFRATPAARLVWGGSARFDRVGGEGWYSRSDYIENQLYRLFGNLEWRAYEKGMVNLGTMIERSSQVGIHLSPRVALNHQLTPDHGLRASVSRALRLPTIYEEHADGAVRFANGDLINQYSLGNTDLSAERIVSYELGYLGRWPSRHLTLDVKLFHDKLEDRIANPKNYPYPADAFDGKTFLHTNSGTLSINGAEFALTYRPAHRSMLGVNLAYARAKGTALNAYVDGTTGGPSYEDLGEDVPHRTLSVFAMHRLPRLIDLSATYYRVGRMKWLGDGDRLDAQDRLDLRIAKHLRGNGLQTTVAFVVQNALDEYLEFRDENVFDTRAYIELTLGLP